A part of Candidatus Methylomirabilota bacterium genomic DNA contains:
- the infC gene encoding translation initiation factor IF-3, producing the protein MNERIRIREIRVIGPDGAQLGIMSPEEALGKARSLDLDLVEVAPQAKPPVCRIMDYGKYRYEQSKKAREAKKKQTIIQLKEIKLRPKTDEHDFQFKARHVERFLRSGNKAKVTMMFRGREMVHTELGKRLLDRLVDALKEVGQVEQPPKLEGRNMTMVLAPRPDVKTGTGKQVQEVVKE; encoded by the coding sequence ATTAACGAACGGATCAGGATCCGGGAGATCCGAGTGATCGGCCCTGATGGGGCCCAGCTAGGGATTATGTCGCCTGAGGAGGCGCTGGGAAAGGCCCGGAGTTTGGATCTGGATCTCGTGGAGGTTGCCCCCCAGGCGAAGCCGCCGGTCTGCCGCATCATGGACTACGGCAAGTACCGGTACGAGCAGTCGAAGAAGGCCAGGGAGGCCAAAAAGAAACAGACGATCATTCAGCTCAAAGAAATTAAACTGCGTCCCAAGACCGACGAGCACGACTTTCAGTTCAAGGCGCGACACGTGGAGCGGTTCCTTCGGTCCGGGAATAAGGCGAAGGTCACGATGATGTTCCGGGGCCGGGAGATGGTGCACACGGAATTGGGCAAGCGCCTGTTAGACCGCCTCGTCGATGCCCTGAAAGAGGTCGGGCAGGTGGAGCAGCCGCCGAAACTCGAGGGGCGAAACATGACCATGGTGCTCGCCCCGAGGCCGGACGTCAAGACGGGAACAGGAAAACAGGTCCAGGAAGTCGTGAAGGAGTAA
- the rpmI gene encoding 50S ribosomal protein L35, with product MPKLKTHRGAAKRLKVTGSGKIRRRKAGKSHLLTGKGRRRLRRLRQGALIHPTNVKRARRLVPYL from the coding sequence ATGCCGAAACTCAAGACCCACCGAGGGGCGGCGAAGCGACTCAAGGTCACCGGAAGTGGGAAGATCCGTCGGCGGAAGGCCGGCAAAAGCCACCTGCTGACCGGCAAGGGGAGGCGTCGGCTCCGACGGCTGCGCCAAGGAGCTCTGATCCATCCGACTAATGTCAAGCGGGCTCGTCGGCTGGTCCCTTACCTGTAA
- the rplT gene encoding 50S ribosomal protein L20, which produces MARVKGGYVTRRRRNRVLKQAEGFWGKRKSNYRSAQEAVDRSLRYAYRDRRTRKRDFRRLWVTRIGAAARTHGLSYSQLMGGLRKGGVVLDRKILADLAVTDDAAFGRLAAVAKEAVGA; this is translated from the coding sequence ATGGCGAGGGTCAAAGGCGGATACGTCACCCGGCGCCGGCGCAATCGCGTGCTGAAGCAGGCTGAGGGGTTCTGGGGAAAGCGAAAGTCCAATTACCGCAGTGCCCAGGAGGCGGTGGACCGATCCCTGCGATATGCGTATCGGGACCGCCGGACACGAAAGCGGGATTTCCGAAGACTCTGGGTGACCCGCATCGGTGCTGCGGCGCGTACGCACGGGCTCTCGTACAGCCAGTTGATGGGGGGACTTCGGAAGGGCGGGGTCGTGCTCGACCGAAAGATCCTTGCCGATTTGGCAGTGACTGATGATGCTGCCTTCGGCCGGTTGGCGGCCGTGGCCAAGGAGGCGGTCGGCGCCTAA
- the pheS gene encoding phenylalanine--tRNA ligase subunit alpha translates to MEETARVEKQLQALEAWVLLAIEGAEEPEAVEQIRIRVLGRKGDLTEILRGLGAFPPEIRREVGQQANALKVRIEAALGKRQQVLRSALLEGLAFREAIDITLPGRPIARGSLHPLTATLYEIIEVFQHLGFSVAEGPEVELDYYNFEALNIPKDHPARDMQDTFYVTDDVLLRTHTSPVQIRVMETQPPPVKIVAPGRVYRRDTDPTHSPMFHQVEGLLVDHGVSFADLKGTLQAFVDQFFGTGTRVRFRPSFFPFTEPSAEVDIACVMCKGAGCRVCKGSGFLEILGAGMVDPEVFRMVGYDPEITGFAFGLGVERIAMLRYGIDDIRLFFENDLRFLQQFPAL, encoded by the coding sequence ATGGAGGAGACCGCACGCGTCGAGAAACAGCTTCAGGCACTCGAGGCCTGGGTCCTGCTGGCGATCGAGGGGGCCGAGGAACCCGAGGCGGTAGAGCAGATCCGGATCCGGGTCCTCGGACGAAAGGGAGACCTGACCGAGATCCTGCGAGGGCTTGGTGCTTTTCCGCCCGAGATTCGGCGCGAAGTCGGTCAGCAGGCGAACGCGCTGAAAGTCCGAATCGAAGCGGCACTTGGGAAACGGCAGCAGGTGCTTCGGTCGGCCCTCCTTGAAGGGCTGGCGTTCCGCGAGGCGATCGATATCACCTTACCCGGGCGGCCGATTGCACGAGGAAGTCTCCATCCCCTGACCGCGACCCTCTACGAAATTATTGAGGTGTTCCAGCATCTCGGTTTCTCTGTTGCAGAGGGACCCGAGGTGGAGCTCGATTATTATAACTTCGAAGCCCTCAATATCCCCAAAGACCATCCGGCGAGGGACATGCAGGATACCTTCTATGTGACTGATGACGTCCTCCTCCGGACTCACACCTCCCCGGTCCAGATCCGCGTGATGGAAACGCAGCCGCCGCCGGTCAAAATCGTGGCACCCGGACGGGTCTACCGGCGGGACACCGATCCGACCCATTCCCCGATGTTCCATCAGGTGGAGGGGCTCCTGGTCGATCATGGGGTCAGCTTTGCCGACCTCAAGGGAACCCTCCAGGCCTTTGTCGATCAATTTTTCGGGACCGGGACTCGCGTCCGTTTCCGGCCAAGCTTTTTCCCTTTCACCGAGCCCAGCGCCGAGGTGGATATTGCGTGCGTGATGTGCAAGGGTGCCGGGTGTCGCGTCTGCAAAGGGTCCGGCTTTCTGGAAATCCTCGGCGCCGGCATGGTGGACCCAGAGGTGTTCCGGATGGTGGGCTATGATCCCGAGATCACGGGATTCGCCTTTGGCTTGGGGGTAGAGCGAATCGCCATGCTGCGGTACGGGATCGACGATATCCGTCTCTTCTTTGAAAACGACCTCCGGTTCCTCCAGCAGTTTCCCGCCCTGTAG
- a CDS encoding SDR family NAD(P)-dependent oxidoreductase, protein MMRARADSRRRRREPIALITGAGRGIGRATAEAFAALGYTVVLAEVASTLGRRTERALLRTGGRALFLRTDVADPVSVGRTVRSVLRRFGRIDCLVNNAGVLKVGSLTDVPLRDVDRMLAVNLRGPLLLTRAVLPAMRRQRSGSIINVASQLGKVGEAEYVAYCASKFGLVGFTEALAEELAGSGIRVWAVCPGLVDTPMAREGVGVSSREELLRPAAVARVIVNLAIGRSRKPSGAAVDVL, encoded by the coding sequence ATGATGCGCGCTCGCGCTGACTCAAGGCGACGGAGGCGAGAACCGATCGCGCTAATTACCGGGGCCGGGCGCGGGATCGGGCGCGCGACGGCCGAGGCTTTTGCGGCTTTAGGCTACACCGTGGTCCTGGCAGAGGTTGCTTCAACCCTGGGGCGGCGTACGGAGCGGGCGCTTTTAAGGACAGGGGGCAGGGCCCTTTTCCTCCGCACCGATGTGGCCGACCCCGTGTCAGTCGGTCGGACGGTGCGAAGCGTGCTCCGCCGGTTCGGACGGATCGACTGCCTCGTGAACAATGCAGGAGTGCTCAAGGTCGGCTCACTCACCGACGTGCCCCTCCGTGATGTAGACCGCATGCTCGCGGTGAACCTTCGCGGGCCGCTCCTGCTCACCAGGGCCGTGCTTCCTGCCATGCGCCGGCAGCGATCGGGATCAATCATCAACGTGGCCTCGCAGCTGGGAAAGGTCGGCGAGGCCGAGTATGTCGCCTACTGCGCGAGCAAGTTCGGCCTCGTCGGCTTTACCGAGGCGCTAGCTGAGGAGTTAGCCGGCAGCGGCATTCGGGTCTGGGCCGTGTGTCCCGGCTTGGTGGACACGCCGATGGCACGGGAAGGGGTCGGTGTTTCCTCCCGGGAGGAGCTTCTCAGGCCCGCGGCCGTGGCTCGCGTGATCGTGAATCTCGCTATTGGACGGAGTCGCAAGCCGAGCGGGGCGGCGGTAGACGTCCTCTAG
- a CDS encoding YbaK/EbsC family protein, which yields MSQGEGAERVALWMAERGIAGELIRPGEPTPTVETAATALGVTPEQVVKSLLFLVDGDPYLVVVRGTTRVKTKKLLNGVGGKKARIATREEVEDMTGFPVGGTPPFGHRRPLPVLIDQTVLALEEIYAGGGSNEVMLRLRVNDLVQATQGRIVDVT from the coding sequence ATGAGCCAAGGCGAGGGCGCGGAGCGCGTCGCCCTGTGGATGGCCGAGCGAGGGATCGCTGGAGAGCTCATCCGTCCGGGTGAGCCCACTCCGACGGTCGAGACCGCTGCCACCGCACTGGGGGTGACGCCCGAACAAGTGGTAAAATCGCTCCTCTTTCTCGTCGACGGGGATCCCTATCTGGTGGTTGTCCGAGGGACCACTCGTGTGAAAACAAAAAAGCTCCTCAATGGGGTTGGCGGGAAGAAGGCCCGCATTGCGACCCGTGAGGAGGTGGAGGACATGACCGGGTTTCCTGTGGGTGGGACACCTCCGTTCGGCCATCGACGACCGCTGCCGGTCCTCATTGATCAAACCGTGCTGGCGCTCGAAGAGATCTATGCGGGCGGGGGGAGCAACGAAGTTATGTTGCGCCTCCGAGTGAATGACCTCGTACAAGCCACGCAGGGCCGGATTGTTGACGTTACCTGA
- a CDS encoding M48 family metallopeptidase: MKTDWEGYYLDGRTAVRQRVTIRLMRTGLDITTESGTRLWWPYGEVRQTQGFYAGEEVRLEKGDEIPEALQISESAFLTALHRITPELAPRFHDPARRRVRAKLTLIAAIAVIGITIGLYFWGIPAMAGLVASRVPVTWEEHLGEAVVEQLAPPPRRCTDPIRTRTIEEIMTVLTRTLPNSPYTFRVMVVNNPAVNAFAAPGGYIVVFQGLLEQTQAAEELAAVLAHEVQHVVKRHATRMLIQHASTGLLLAALTGGASDPSAFGLEAARTLGVLRYSRGHEEEADAEGVRMLIAAGIDANGMITFFESLRGEGKGTPEFLKYVSTHPSPTDRIKRLKSLVAQQEGKPVKLLPDYEWKDIHQMCQVTDLKGRPQRP; the protein is encoded by the coding sequence ATGAAGACCGACTGGGAAGGCTACTACCTAGACGGCCGGACCGCTGTGCGCCAGCGTGTAACGATCCGCCTGATGCGGACCGGCCTTGATATCACCACCGAGAGTGGCACGAGGCTCTGGTGGCCCTATGGAGAGGTCCGCCAAACTCAGGGTTTCTACGCCGGGGAAGAGGTGCGCCTCGAGAAGGGTGACGAGATTCCGGAGGCACTCCAGATTTCGGAGTCGGCATTCCTTACTGCACTCCATCGAATCACACCGGAGCTGGCACCCCGGTTCCACGATCCCGCCCGCCGCCGGGTCCGGGCCAAGCTCACCCTCATCGCGGCCATCGCCGTCATTGGAATTACGATCGGCCTTTATTTTTGGGGTATCCCCGCCATGGCGGGCCTCGTGGCGTCCCGCGTCCCTGTCACGTGGGAAGAACACCTCGGTGAGGCCGTGGTCGAACAGCTCGCCCCGCCCCCAAGGCGATGTACCGACCCGATCCGCACACGGACCATCGAAGAGATCATGACCGTCCTCACCCGCACGCTTCCAAATTCCCCCTACACGTTTCGCGTGATGGTGGTCAACAACCCCGCCGTGAACGCCTTCGCGGCTCCCGGAGGATACATCGTGGTGTTCCAAGGGTTACTCGAGCAAACCCAAGCTGCCGAAGAGCTGGCGGCCGTTCTTGCCCACGAGGTCCAGCACGTTGTGAAGCGCCATGCCACACGCATGCTGATTCAGCACGCCTCGACCGGGCTCCTGCTGGCTGCCCTGACTGGAGGCGCAAGCGATCCGTCGGCGTTCGGACTGGAAGCGGCGCGCACCCTTGGCGTACTGCGATATAGCCGTGGTCACGAGGAGGAGGCGGATGCGGAAGGTGTACGAATGCTCATTGCCGCCGGGATCGATGCCAACGGGATGATCACCTTCTTCGAGTCGCTCAGAGGTGAGGGAAAGGGCACACCGGAATTCCTCAAGTATGTGTCCACCCATCCGAGCCCCACGGACCGAATCAAGCGGCTGAAGTCACTGGTGGCACAGCAGGAAGGGAAGCCCGTCAAACTTCTGCCGGACTATGAATGGAAGGACATACATCAGATGTGCCAGGTCACCGACCTGAAAGGCCGCCCGCAACGCCCTTGA
- a CDS encoding YjgN family protein, producing MSGAKCRKCGLMQMPRPTCKSCGTPLNSTVPHYAAAPASTATSAAPSRTGPMYLREEPPPPSVTGEAPPHITPLAADPTPSMAQEAPPYIPQAPPPSMAQEATLYPAGSDGHVHGLFFHGTGGSLFGIHIVNMFLTVITLGTYYFWGKTKVRNYLWSQTDFAGDRFAYHGTGKELLIGFLKAVVVFGVPFVGLIILPEFLELGEAGKGAATLVFYSMVLVVVPVAMVGARRYRYSRTSWRGIFFSFRGSMKEFIKIFISGSLLSVITFGLYYPFFETKKHGFMVSHSYFGNQKFEFDGRGRDLFRSYLLTLLLILPTLGFYWFWFQAKMQRYFWANTTIGRARFCSTVTGGALLMLTMGNFLLMAFTLGLGLPWVAVRNARFACRYLSLEGPLDLTAIEQEAQVATATGEGLSSFLDMDSGFDFG from the coding sequence ATGAGTGGAGCCAAATGCCGTAAGTGCGGGTTGATGCAGATGCCCCGGCCGACCTGCAAATCCTGCGGCACTCCCCTCAACAGCACCGTGCCGCACTACGCCGCCGCACCGGCTTCCACGGCGACCTCTGCCGCACCGTCCCGAACCGGCCCGATGTACCTGAGGGAGGAACCACCCCCTCCATCTGTGACCGGCGAAGCCCCTCCCCATATAACCCCGCTGGCCGCGGACCCCACCCCATCCATGGCACAGGAGGCCCCCCCATATATACCCCAGGCACCTCCACCATCGATGGCGCAGGAGGCAACCCTGTACCCGGCAGGAAGCGACGGTCACGTCCACGGACTCTTCTTCCATGGCACAGGAGGATCACTCTTCGGCATTCATATCGTCAATATGTTCCTGACCGTCATCACTCTCGGGACCTATTATTTTTGGGGCAAGACCAAGGTTCGGAACTATTTGTGGAGTCAAACGGATTTTGCGGGCGATCGGTTCGCGTACCACGGGACGGGAAAGGAGTTACTGATCGGTTTCCTTAAGGCGGTGGTCGTCTTCGGCGTCCCGTTCGTCGGGTTGATCATCTTACCGGAGTTTCTGGAGTTGGGGGAGGCAGGGAAAGGCGCGGCAACCCTCGTATTCTATTCCATGGTTCTGGTTGTGGTTCCTGTCGCCATGGTGGGCGCACGTCGCTACCGGTACAGCCGAACGTCGTGGCGAGGGATCTTCTTCTCATTCCGGGGCTCGATGAAGGAGTTCATCAAGATCTTTATCAGCGGCTCGCTGCTCAGCGTGATCACGTTTGGGCTGTACTACCCGTTCTTCGAAACCAAGAAACACGGCTTCATGGTGTCCCACTCCTACTTCGGCAATCAGAAATTTGAATTCGATGGACGCGGGCGCGACCTCTTCAGAAGCTATCTGCTGACCCTTCTCCTCATTCTCCCAACCCTGGGCTTTTACTGGTTCTGGTTCCAGGCCAAGATGCAACGCTATTTCTGGGCCAACACGACCATTGGCCGTGCCCGTTTCTGCTCAACGGTCACAGGTGGTGCCCTGCTCATGCTGACAATGGGGAATTTCCTGCTGATGGCTTTCACCTTGGGCCTCGGCCTGCCATGGGTGGCAGTGCGAAACGCGCGGTTTGCCTGCCGATATCTGAGCCTTGAAGGCCCACTGGATCTGACAGCCATCGAGCAAGAAGCCCAGGTCGCCACCGCCACCGGGGAAGGGCTCTCGAGCTTCCTCGACATGGACTCGGGCTTCGACTTCGGCTAG
- the pheT gene encoding phenylalanine--tRNA ligase subunit beta: MKVSFNWLQDLVKIDLGPRELAERLTMAGLEVEGVEEIQPPFESEKVVVGRIADIRPHPQKDGLSLCQIDLGGPIVPIVCGAQNISVGNLVPVALPGARLADGRHVQEATIHGERSVGMLSSEMELGLGEDRTGVLILDDGTTPGVNLTQALKLRDHILEVGVTPNRGDCLSHWGIAREVAAVTGATLRLKAARPREGGAPIQELTSVAVDDSDLCPRYAARVIQGVTIGPSPFWIRRRIALSGLRPINNVVDATNYVLLEMGQPLHAFDYARLEEGRIVVRKAKAGERIVTLDGVERRLDTEMLVIADAVRPVAIAGVMGGAATEVTENTRDLLLESALFQPLSVRRTAKTLGLATDSSYRFERGVDPEGIVRALDRVAGLIAEVAGGRVARGRFDLRFERPRPAPVVLRAERMRQILGISISQAEVTKILRRVQCGVTRRKAKGLSVSPPSHRLDLSREIDLVEEVARLRGFDQIPSTLPLGQVRSAAASAFLGIEARMRRILSAWGFQEAVNFSFTHEEVFDKLRLPDTDLRRLVVRIRNPLGGEAVLRSFLLPSLLENLVLNESRGIREVRLFEIARIFRDQPGAVQPVEGRVAGIVAAGERLPVWWGTEWGGVDFYDLKGILEAIGRLFGLSVDLKAEKRIPFLHPGRQAEIQLDRQVLGWIGELHPEVLRSFGLGTGVVGMEINLDLIDRHRGPAPTFHLLPKYPAVLRDLAVLVPESMPAGEVEAIIRRTGKVLVEAVRLFDVYQGDPVPEGKKSLAFSIQYRSPDRTLTDEEVATIHGEILQALEKEMGAILR; this comes from the coding sequence GTGAAAGTAAGCTTCAATTGGCTGCAGGATCTTGTAAAGATCGACTTGGGCCCGCGCGAGCTGGCCGAGCGCCTCACCATGGCTGGCCTTGAGGTCGAAGGGGTTGAAGAGATTCAACCCCCCTTTGAATCTGAAAAGGTGGTGGTCGGCCGCATCGCGGACATCCGTCCTCACCCGCAGAAGGATGGACTCAGCCTGTGTCAGATCGATCTGGGAGGACCGATCGTCCCCATCGTGTGCGGTGCCCAAAACATCTCTGTCGGTAATCTGGTCCCGGTCGCCCTTCCGGGGGCCCGGCTTGCCGACGGCCGGCATGTCCAAGAAGCGACCATTCATGGCGAGCGATCGGTTGGAATGCTCAGCTCGGAAATGGAGTTAGGCCTCGGGGAGGATAGGACCGGTGTTCTCATTCTGGACGACGGGACAACTCCTGGGGTCAATCTCACGCAGGCCTTGAAACTGCGAGACCACATCCTCGAGGTAGGCGTCACTCCCAATCGAGGAGACTGTCTGTCTCACTGGGGGATCGCGAGGGAAGTGGCTGCCGTGACCGGGGCGACTCTTCGTCTCAAAGCGGCGAGGCCGCGAGAAGGCGGAGCACCGATCCAAGAGCTCACCTCGGTCGCCGTGGATGATAGCGATCTTTGCCCCCGATATGCCGCCCGCGTGATCCAGGGAGTCACTATCGGTCCCTCTCCGTTCTGGATAAGGCGACGGATCGCACTTTCGGGACTCAGGCCGATCAACAACGTGGTCGATGCCACGAACTATGTCCTGTTGGAGATGGGCCAGCCCCTTCATGCCTTCGATTATGCGAGGCTTGAAGAGGGAAGGATCGTCGTACGAAAGGCGAAGGCAGGCGAGCGGATCGTGACGCTGGACGGCGTGGAGCGCCGCCTCGACACGGAGATGCTGGTCATTGCCGATGCGGTAAGACCGGTCGCCATTGCAGGGGTGATGGGAGGTGCTGCCACAGAGGTGACAGAAAACACCCGGGACCTCCTGCTGGAGAGTGCCCTCTTTCAGCCATTGAGCGTCCGTCGGACCGCAAAGACATTGGGGCTTGCCACCGACTCCTCCTATCGCTTTGAGCGGGGAGTAGATCCGGAGGGGATCGTCCGTGCGCTCGACCGGGTGGCCGGGCTCATTGCGGAGGTCGCTGGAGGCCGCGTGGCCCGGGGTCGTTTCGACCTGCGATTCGAGCGGCCGAGACCTGCACCTGTCGTGCTCCGAGCCGAGCGAATGCGTCAGATTTTGGGTATCTCCATCTCTCAGGCGGAGGTCACGAAGATACTTCGGCGAGTCCAATGTGGGGTGACGCGACGCAAGGCAAAGGGGCTCTCCGTCTCGCCTCCGAGTCACCGGCTGGATCTGAGCCGTGAAATTGACCTGGTCGAGGAGGTGGCGCGCCTGAGAGGTTTCGATCAGATCCCTTCGACGCTGCCTCTGGGCCAGGTCCGATCGGCGGCGGCGAGCGCGTTTCTGGGGATTGAGGCGCGGATGCGGCGGATTCTATCTGCTTGGGGTTTCCAGGAAGCGGTCAATTTTAGCTTTACACACGAAGAGGTTTTTGATAAGTTGCGTTTGCCTGATACGGACCTCCGGCGCCTTGTCGTGCGCATTCGAAATCCCTTGGGAGGGGAGGCAGTCTTGCGGAGTTTTCTCCTTCCCTCTCTCCTTGAGAACCTGGTTTTGAACGAAAGCAGGGGGATTCGGGAGGTCAGGCTCTTTGAAATCGCTCGGATCTTTCGTGACCAGCCTGGAGCAGTGCAACCCGTCGAAGGTCGGGTAGCAGGGATTGTTGCAGCTGGTGAGCGGCTCCCCGTGTGGTGGGGTACCGAGTGGGGTGGAGTTGATTTCTACGATCTAAAGGGGATCCTCGAGGCCATCGGGCGGCTCTTCGGGCTTTCCGTTGATCTCAAGGCAGAAAAGAGAATCCCCTTCTTGCACCCCGGCCGGCAGGCAGAGATTCAGCTGGACCGACAGGTGTTGGGCTGGATCGGCGAGCTGCATCCAGAGGTGCTCCGAAGCTTCGGTCTCGGCACGGGTGTCGTCGGAATGGAGATCAATCTGGATCTCATAGATCGGCACCGGGGGCCGGCCCCAACCTTCCATCTCCTGCCGAAGTATCCCGCGGTCTTGCGGGACTTGGCGGTGCTTGTGCCGGAAAGTATGCCGGCCGGAGAGGTGGAGGCCATCATTCGCCGGACTGGGAAGGTCCTCGTCGAGGCGGTGCGCCTCTTTGATGTGTATCAGGGGGATCCGGTCCCTGAAGGAAAAAAGAGCTTGGCATTTTCGATCCAGTACCGGTCGCCGGATCGGACCCTGACCGATGAGGAAGTGGCGACGATTCACGGAGAGATCCTGCAGGCGTTAGAGAAGGAAATGGGAGCCATCTTGCGATGA
- a CDS encoding cell division protein ZapA translates to MTDKGDLTQVEIFGERYTLRGLGGEDAAYTKRVAHFVDQQIHEVAGGTVTLSVQVAVLASLNIADALLKLEEWVKKEKTAAAAKIQALETELDSVIERKPSTGRAEQ, encoded by the coding sequence ATGACCGATAAGGGCGATCTTACACAGGTAGAGATTTTTGGCGAGCGGTACACCTTGCGGGGGCTCGGCGGGGAAGACGCGGCGTATACCAAACGGGTCGCCCATTTTGTCGATCAACAGATCCACGAAGTGGCAGGCGGGACAGTCACCCTTTCGGTCCAGGTAGCGGTCCTTGCCTCCCTAAATATTGCGGACGCCTTGTTGAAGTTGGAGGAGTGGGTGAAAAAGGAGAAGACCGCGGCGGCGGCGAAGATCCAAGCACTGGAAACGGAACTGGATAGCGTGATCGAGCGGAAGCCCTCAACAGGAAGGGCTGAGCAGTGA
- the rny gene encoding ribonuclease Y, translating to MPEAIWLVLIGVAILSFAVGFVARNILARHRIAQAEERARASVTDAVREAERRRKEAEFEAKDMIFRAKADLDEEARQRRNELQVLERRILQREESQERKIELLDRREQQINSKESELGLRDQLLRESENKYQALLAEERQNLERISGMTAEEAKRVLIRHMESEARLEAMVSVRRIEDDAKETADRKAKEILAIAIDRCASDFVAEATVSVVDLPSDDMKGRIIGREGRNIRAFEKVTGIDVIVDDTPEAVILSGFDSVRREVARVAMERLIIDGRIHPARIEEVVEKVKKEVDEKIREAGEQATLELGVTGLHPDLVRLVGRLQFRTSYSQNQLQHTKEVAQLSAMIATEMGVDPTLVKRAALLHDVGKSVDGYHEGTHTEIAAGLARKHGEHAHVVNAIAAHHEDEEPNCLEAIILQAADSLSAARPGARREILESYVKRLEKLEKIADSFQGVSKSYAIQAGREIRIIVESGQVSDTDAQQMARDIAKRIEEELDYPGHIKVTVMRETRAVEYAK from the coding sequence ATACCGGAAGCAATCTGGCTGGTTCTGATCGGTGTCGCCATCCTCTCCTTCGCCGTGGGCTTTGTTGCCCGGAACATCCTGGCACGCCACCGGATCGCGCAGGCCGAGGAGCGAGCGCGAGCGAGCGTGACGGATGCGGTGAGAGAGGCGGAGCGGAGGCGGAAAGAGGCAGAATTCGAGGCGAAGGATATGATCTTTCGGGCCAAGGCGGACCTAGACGAGGAGGCCCGGCAACGCCGTAACGAACTGCAGGTATTGGAACGCCGTATCCTTCAACGGGAGGAGTCACAGGAGCGGAAAATCGAGCTCTTGGATCGTCGGGAGCAGCAGATCAATTCAAAGGAGTCGGAACTGGGTCTTCGTGATCAATTGCTGCGGGAAAGTGAAAACAAGTACCAGGCGCTGTTGGCGGAAGAGCGACAGAACCTCGAACGCATTTCGGGGATGACCGCAGAAGAGGCCAAGCGGGTTCTAATACGGCATATGGAGAGCGAGGCCCGACTGGAAGCGATGGTCTCCGTCAGGCGCATCGAGGATGATGCGAAGGAGACGGCAGACCGAAAGGCGAAAGAGATCTTGGCCATCGCCATCGATCGGTGTGCTTCCGACTTTGTCGCTGAGGCTACCGTCTCGGTGGTGGATCTGCCGAGCGATGACATGAAGGGGAGGATCATCGGCCGGGAGGGACGAAACATTCGGGCATTCGAGAAGGTCACCGGAATTGATGTGATCGTCGACGATACGCCGGAGGCGGTCATCCTTTCAGGTTTCGATTCGGTCCGTCGAGAAGTAGCCCGAGTCGCCATGGAGCGACTCATTATCGATGGCCGTATCCACCCGGCCCGGATTGAAGAAGTGGTGGAAAAGGTGAAAAAGGAAGTCGACGAGAAAATTCGGGAAGCGGGCGAGCAAGCTACCTTGGAGCTGGGGGTGACGGGGCTTCATCCGGATCTGGTCCGACTGGTCGGACGCCTCCAGTTCCGGACGAGCTACTCCCAAAACCAGCTGCAACACACGAAGGAGGTGGCTCAGCTGTCAGCCATGATCGCCACCGAGATGGGAGTGGATCCTACGCTGGTCAAGCGGGCCGCGCTGCTCCATGACGTCGGCAAGTCGGTGGATGGCTACCATGAAGGGACGCATACCGAGATCGCCGCGGGGCTCGCAAGAAAGCACGGCGAACATGCCCATGTCGTCAATGCCATCGCCGCCCATCATGAGGATGAAGAGCCAAACTGCCTCGAAGCCATCATCCTTCAGGCGGCGGATTCCCTTTCCGCTGCCCGACCTGGGGCCCGCCGGGAGATCCTGGAGTCCTACGTGAAGCGGCTGGAAAAGCTGGAGAAGATTGCTGATTCCTTTCAGGGAGTCTCCAAATCTTACGCGATCCAGGCTGGACGAGAGATTCGCATCATCGTGGAAAGCGGCCAGGTCTCCGATACCGATGCCCAGCAGATGGCCCGGGACATCGCCAAGCGGATCGAGGAGGAGTTGGACTACCCTGGCCACATCAAGGTCACGGTAATGCGAGAAACCCGGGCCGTCGAGTACGCCAAGTAG